The Alkalibaculum bacchi genomic sequence CTGACCACCTGACTACCTGACTACCTTAACGAAAAAAACACGAAATCATCTCTGATTCGTGTTTTATGAAATGGTTGCGGGGACAGGACTCGAACCTGCGACCTCCGGGTTATGAGCCCGACGAGCTGCCAACTGCTCCACCCCGCGATAATATTTATGTTCCTTGCGTGTAATATCTATTATAGCACTATTTCAAAGTTTGTCAACATCTTTTTTACTTTAAATTAACTTATTATGAGAAAAATACTAAATAAGTGGAAAGCTGCAATAAACTCACACTTTCCACTTTACATTTTACACTTATTCATCCTTTTCTTGCTGATCTACTTCAGCTTTTTCTTCTTCGTCGTTTTCTTTTTTAGGCTCTTCTTCTTTTTTCTTCATTTCTTGAGCTTCTTCAAAAGTATAATTATTGTAGAAATAAGCATCTATTACATCTCTCGCTACTGGGACAGAGTTGATACTTGTATCCCCTTGAATAATCATGGTCACTACAGCTATTTCAGGATCATCATAAGGAGCAAATGCCATAAACCACCCAGTATTGTCTATCTTTTCCGATCCGTATTGAGCTGTACCTGTTTTACCACCTACTCCTATGCCATTGTGATCAAAACCTAGAAAGCCTGATCGACCACTTCCTTGTAGCATTACATCCTTCATGCCTTTTTTGATTTCATCAATATATCCTTCATCTACGTTAACTTTATTTAGTATTTTTTCTTTATGTTCATAAGTGACTTTTCCATTGCTGTCTACAATCTTATCCACTAAATAAGGTTCTCTCCGAATGCCCCCATTTACTAAAGTAGCTAAAAAATTTGCCATTTGGATTGGCGTAGTAGAGTTTCCACCTTGACCGATAGATGCATTAATTGTGTCTGTTGTTACCCATCTTGAATCCATAATTTGCCGAGTGATATTTTGCAAATATACATTGTCTTTTACATTGTACTTAGCCATAATCGCAGTAACTTCTTCAAAAATACGATTGTATAATTGAGAGATTGAGTCGTATTCGTATTTGTCAGGCGTTATTTGAGTGTATAATTCTCTCGCAATCGCGTATGACTTATATACAGCTTGCTCTGTTCCATCCTCATTTGTAATAATAGCATTTCCCTTAATGCCCACGTTTTTTCGAATATAGTCTGATGTAGAATACGTTCGAATTTGTACTTTATCGGTTTTTGTCGCCAAGTAACCTGAAGACTCCGATATTTCTAGACCTGTTTTCTGGCCTATTCCAAATTCTTTAGCATATTTTTCGATATTATCTATACCTAATCGATATCCCGTTTCATAGAAGAAGATATTACAGGAGTCTCTCAGGGCTTCTCGAACGGTTTCTGCACCATGAGCCCCTAAACAAGTAAATTGGGGGAATCTCCCATAAACCCTTCCGCAGTATATTGTTGAATGTTTTGTAATGACCCCTTCTTGCAAACCTGCTGCAGCCATAAGAGGTTTAAATACGGAACCTGGCTGTAATGCCGACAATGTAGCATTGTTGTAAAGTGGTTTTGGGTATAATGGGTCATTTACGAGCACATTTAATTTATTCCAATCTTCAGAGCTAATTCCATTTGTAAATAAATTAGGATTGTAATCAGGATAACTAGCCAAAGCTAGTACTGCGCCTGTCTTTACATTTAAGGCTACTACTGCACCAGATTTTGCATTAGGCGCATTTGTTTTTTGAATTTTTTTGATTTGATTTTCTAAAGATTCTTCGGCTACTCTTTGTAAATCGTAATCCAAAGTTAAATATACATCATCTCCAGGAATAGGGTCTTGGACCTCTTGTGTTGGGTCGTTTTGGGCAATCCCTTTATAATCTGTAACGGCAAATCGCTGGCCATCTTCTCCTTTTAGATATTCTTCAAAGGAAGATTCGATGCCACTAATCCCCTTAAGATCTCTCATCTTATAGCTTCCATCTTCAACATCTTTCTCACTGACTTTACCAATATATCCCAAAACATGAGAAGCTAAATTTTGAAAAGGATATTCCCTCACAGGATTAGAAGCTACGCTGACTCCTGATAATTCATGTACTCTTGAATCAATTTCAAACACTGTTTCTAGTTTAATATTCCGAGCTACCTGAATAGGCTCCCAAGACCGAAATCCCTGTGCTTTTACCATCTGGCGAAACACTAAGATTTTTCTAGCATCTTCATTGGATAAAGTTTCATCTATTTCATACATTTTCCGAAGCTTTTGAAGAGATTTCTCAGCACTATAGTCATATTCTTCTTTCTTAAAGCCAAAATCTTTTTTCCACTGAAGTTCCTTCGTTTCATAGCCAAATATAATATCTCCATCTCTAATAGAAAGGGGTAAATTTGCATTCATATGAACCTTCTCAATAGCTTCTAGTGCCACTTCATTACTGATTTCATCTTTTACATTGTATTTATCTCTAAGTATGATTAGTGCTTCTTCTGCAGTAGCATTTCGGGGAATCTCGTGTTTTTCTTTCCACTCTTTTTCTTCTTTTTCATAAGTAAAAAATATAGATCCCTTTTCAATCAATATGGGGAATTTATCTTCAAACTCTTCCTCGTTCTTTTCAAGTAAATTATACAGTTGTAAAAGCACTTGATTTTCCTGTCCATCTTCGATATTGCTGTAGATGAGTTCTACTGAGTAACCGACCTTGCTTTTAGCTATCTCATAGCCATCTCCTGTAACAATAGACCCTCTAGGGGCCGTTTCAGTAATTTTTTGTACCATTTTATTCTCAGCCATCTGTGCATACTGCTCGCCACTGATAATCTGCAAGTAAGCAAGGCGAAAAAGAAATATTGTGATTAACAAAATTAAAAATACGAATAAAAAAATAAATCTATATTTATTCTTATTAACTATCATTTATTTAAAATTAACTCCTTATTTGCGACTTAATGACTGTTTCGAATCCATCTTAATGACAAAGGATAAATCAAAAGCAATGCCATAAAATTTATTACCCAATAGGTAAGATTAAAAAACTTCAAGTAATTGATAATGGAGATGTGATTCCCTATTAAATACAAGATTAAAACTCTCGCGCCATGATTGATAATAACTCCTATCGGAAAAACACTAATAGGAGCTAATAAACTATCTTTAAACATATTTTCACTCATTACGCTAGTAATAAATGCCGTCAAGAGAAAACTCAAAGCATATAGTCCGATAAAATCACCATATAAAATATCTCCTAGTAAACCTATGACGAATCCAAGAGTATAAGATTGCTTTCTTCCTAAAAGTATGGAAAAGCATATTAAACTAATTAATAAAAGATCTGGATATCTGCCACTTAAATTAAAAAATTGAAAAACAGTACTTTGTAATATAAGCTCAATCAACAATATTACACTTAATTTGACAATATTCAAACTATCACCTTATTCTACCGTTTAATGAGTAATACCTTATCGATCTTTTCAATGTCTATTGATGGCTCAATGGTGAGAATTTTTTCTAATCTTCCAGCATCTGTCTTGATCTCTTTTACTTTTCCCACGACGATATTTTTTTCAAATACACCGGCTAGACCTGAAGTCACGACAATATCACCCTTCTGTATTTTTGCTTCAGGATCAGCATATCCCTCCAGCATAGAATGATCATCTTTACCAGTAATCCGAATATAGTCTTTGCTTTTTACGCTTATACCATTAAACATACTTGTACTATCTATTATAGTCAAAACTTTGCTCGTTCCATTAGAGACTTCCTTTACTCTTCCTACAAGACCTTCGCTTAAAATGACCGTCATATCCTTTTTGACTCCTTCATTGCTGCCCTTATCAATTACTACTAAACTAAAACCTCTATAAGGGTCAACACTGACAACCGATGCAGATATATACTGATATTGACTATTTTCTTTTGTAAAATCCAACAATTTCAATAGCTCTTCATTTTCTTGAGTCAGTTTATCGTAATTTGCTAATTTAATTTGAGCTTCATTTAATTCTTTTTCCAACTGTTCATTTCTGGCTTTAAGAAACGGCAAATCAACGACGAAATCGTATAGATTTTTAACGTATTGTGACGATAAGTACAGTACTCTTTCTACAGGTGATGTAGTATTCCGTATTATGCCCTCAGGAGCAGTAGTATATGCTCTACCCTGAGATGTCGTTCCGATACATACGAACAGAAATAAAACCATTATGACAATATTTATGGCCACACGATGTTCTTTAAACCATTTCAATTACAAAATTACCTCCAGAAATTATTTTGCATTAAATATTTCATTATTGTATCCCTGCTCTAATACCATTACTGTTCCTTTTGCCACACAATCCAATGGATCCTCTGCGATACTGCACCTAATGCCTGTTTCCTTTTCTACTAGATTATTAAGACCCTTTAACAAAGCACCACCACCTGTCATGACAATTCCTCGCTCCATAACATCTGATGCTAACTCTGGCGGCGTCTTTTCTAATACGCTTTTTACAGATTCTACAATCGTCTGTATAGGATTTTCAATAGCGCTATAAATATCTTCTGTAGTAACAGCTATTGTCTTTGGCAAGCCAGATAGTAGATCTCGTCCTTTAATATTCATCTCTTCATCATGTAGATCTTTTATTGCACAACCGATAGTCATCTTTATGTTCTCTGCTGTTCTTTCTCCAATAGATAAATTATACTTATTCCTAATATATTGGATAATAGACGCATCGAAATCATCTCCACCAACTCTCTTGGAATTGCTGATAACAAGACCACCTAATGAGATTACCGCAATATCTGTAGTACCCCCACCAATATC encodes the following:
- a CDS encoding rod shape-determining protein, which encodes MSIFNNGYVGIDLGTANILVAIKGQGIIVREPSVVAINLDTKEPIAVGNEAKEMIGRTPGNIVAIRPLKDGVIADFRSTQIMLKYFIDKAIKLSKFRRPRVLIGVPSDITEVERKAVIEAAQMSGASQIGIIEEALATAIGAGLPVGEATGSMVIDIGGGTTDIAVISLGGLVISNSKRVGGDDFDASIIQYIRNKYNLSIGERTAENIKMTIGCAIKDLHDEEMNIKGRDLLSGLPKTIAVTTEDIYSAIENPIQTIVESVKSVLEKTPPELASDVMERGIVMTGGGALLKGLNNLVEKETGIRCSIAEDPLDCVAKGTVMVLEQGYNNEIFNAK
- the mreC gene encoding rod shape-determining protein MreC, producing MKWFKEHRVAINIVIMVLFLFVCIGTTSQGRAYTTAPEGIIRNTTSPVERVLYLSSQYVKNLYDFVVDLPFLKARNEQLEKELNEAQIKLANYDKLTQENEELLKLLDFTKENSQYQYISASVVSVDPYRGFSLVVIDKGSNEGVKKDMTVILSEGLVGRVKEVSNGTSKVLTIIDSTSMFNGISVKSKDYIRITGKDDHSMLEGYADPEAKIQKGDIVVTSGLAGVFEKNIVVGKVKEIKTDAGRLEKILTIEPSIDIEKIDKVLLIKR
- the mreD gene encoding rod shape-determining protein MreD, translated to MNIVKLSVILLIELILQSTVFQFFNLSGRYPDLLLISLICFSILLGRKQSYTLGFVIGLLGDILYGDFIGLYALSFLLTAFITSVMSENMFKDSLLAPISVFPIGVIINHGARVLILYLIGNHISIINYLKFFNLTYWVINFMALLLIYPLSLRWIRNSH
- a CDS encoding penicillin-binding transpeptidase domain-containing protein; translation: MIVNKNKYRFIFLFVFLILLITIFLFRLAYLQIISGEQYAQMAENKMVQKITETAPRGSIVTGDGYEIAKSKVGYSVELIYSNIEDGQENQVLLQLYNLLEKNEEEFEDKFPILIEKGSIFFTYEKEEKEWKEKHEIPRNATAEEALIILRDKYNVKDEISNEVALEAIEKVHMNANLPLSIRDGDIIFGYETKELQWKKDFGFKKEEYDYSAEKSLQKLRKMYEIDETLSNEDARKILVFRQMVKAQGFRSWEPIQVARNIKLETVFEIDSRVHELSGVSVASNPVREYPFQNLASHVLGYIGKVSEKDVEDGSYKMRDLKGISGIESSFEEYLKGEDGQRFAVTDYKGIAQNDPTQEVQDPIPGDDVYLTLDYDLQRVAEESLENQIKKIQKTNAPNAKSGAVVALNVKTGAVLALASYPDYNPNLFTNGISSEDWNKLNVLVNDPLYPKPLYNNATLSALQPGSVFKPLMAAAGLQEGVITKHSTIYCGRVYGRFPQFTCLGAHGAETVREALRDSCNIFFYETGYRLGIDNIEKYAKEFGIGQKTGLEISESSGYLATKTDKVQIRTYSTSDYIRKNVGIKGNAIITNEDGTEQAVYKSYAIARELYTQITPDKYEYDSISQLYNRIFEEVTAIMAKYNVKDNVYLQNITRQIMDSRWVTTDTINASIGQGGNSTTPIQMANFLATLVNGGIRREPYLVDKIVDSNGKVTYEHKEKILNKVNVDEGYIDEIKKGMKDVMLQGSGRSGFLGFDHNGIGVGGKTGTAQYGSEKIDNTGWFMAFAPYDDPEIAVVTMIIQGDTSINSVPVARDVIDAYFYNNYTFEEAQEMKKKEEEPKKENDEEEKAEVDQQEKDE